One window of the Desulfonatronum thiosulfatophilum genome contains the following:
- the pyrH gene encoding UMP kinase: MQLKYPRVLLKISGEALAGPKPFGIDPETIDTFCQEIVDVADLGIELSLVIGGGNIFRGLSAASQGMDRAGADYMGMLATVINSLAVQDGLEKLGLTTRVMTAFPMQQVAEPYIRRRAIRHLEKKRVVICAAGTGNPFFTTDTAAVLRGAELKVQAILKATKVDGVYDKDPKQHQDARLFTHISYIDVLKKRLQVMDSTAISLAMDNNLPIIVFNLFTAGNIKRVALGEDTGTLVTGGE, translated from the coding sequence ATGCAACTTAAATACCCCAGGGTACTCCTCAAAATCAGCGGCGAGGCCCTGGCCGGGCCCAAGCCGTTCGGAATCGACCCCGAGACCATTGACACGTTTTGTCAGGAGATCGTGGACGTTGCCGACTTGGGCATCGAATTGTCATTGGTGATCGGCGGAGGGAACATTTTTCGAGGACTCTCCGCCGCTTCCCAGGGCATGGACCGGGCCGGCGCCGACTACATGGGCATGCTGGCCACGGTGATCAACTCCCTGGCTGTTCAGGACGGGCTTGAAAAGCTGGGGCTGACCACCCGCGTGATGACCGCCTTCCCCATGCAGCAGGTCGCCGAGCCCTACATCCGTCGCCGGGCCATCCGGCACCTGGAAAAAAAACGGGTGGTGATCTGCGCTGCGGGAACCGGAAATCCGTTTTTCACCACGGATACCGCGGCCGTGTTGCGGGGAGCCGAACTCAAGGTTCAGGCGATTCTCAAGGCCACCAAGGTGGATGGAGTCTACGACAAGGATCCCAAACAGCATCAAGACGCCCGGTTGTTCACCCACATCTCCTACATCGACGTGTTGAAAAAGCGCCTGCAGGTCATGGATTCCACGGCGATTTCCCTGGCCATGGACAATAATCTGCCCATCATCGTGTTCAACTTGTTCACCGCGGGCAACATCAAGCGGGTCGCATTGGGAGAAGACACGGGAACGCTGGTCACAGGAGGAGAATAA